Genomic DNA from Pseudoalteromonas sp. MM1:
TAATGACAGTAGTTAACGTAATCGCTATTATATTGCTCACGCCGACTATTTTGTCTGTTAATCGCGACTACAACACACAAAGAGAAAAAGGCATAGAGCCCGAATTTAAAGTAAAAAATGTAAAAGTACAGGGAAAATGCGAAAGCGGCATTTGGGATTGATTCGCGTATTTTAAGCAATTTTAACGATAAAAAGCGGTTTTATGGCAACATAAAACCGCTTTTTAAATTTGCATAATTATTCAGTTTTGGGTTTTGTAAACTGCACTAAAAGCTAAGAAAAATAAGGTAAACTGATTTAATGATAGACATTCATGCAGGGAAAACAGCAGCAAAAATTATTAACAAGCAGGGCTTTAAACCCGAGTTATTTACCTCTTTTTTAGGGGCAAGTGGTGGGCCTAAATGGTTTACTTTATTTGGTTTAGACAAATATATTTTTGGTGAGTTTTTTAAACACCGCACCCAACCACTTAACTTAATTGGATCATCTGCTGGCGCATTTCGATCTGCGTGTTTTGCACAAAACGACCCCGTTGCTGCCATTGAGCGTTTAGCAAAATCGTATTCGCAAACGCGCTATTCTAGTAATAAACCAACACCAAATGAAATAACAATAAAAGCGCGCGGATTACTTGAAGATGTTTTTGGCGATAACGGTGTAACCGAAATTTTAAATAACCCCGTGTTTAAAGCGCATTTTATAGTGGCTAAATCTAATGGCTTTATTGCCAGCGAAAATAAATTAATTCAGCTTTTGGGTTTATCAAAAAGTTATATGCTCAATCGCGTAAACCGAAAATTGTTAGGCTCGCAGTACGAGCGATTTATTTTTGGTGCGCCAAACAGTAATTTATCAATAACTGATAGTTATAACTTTAAAACTCAAAACATACCACTTAGCCAAACTAATTTAAAAGATGCCTTACTCGCATCGGGCTCTATACCGCTTGTTATGCAAGGTATAAAAAATATTGCCGGTTCACCACAAGGTATGTATCGCGATGGTGGAATAATTGACTACCACTTTGATTTAAAAATTAATAACCCAGGCTTAATTTTATATCCGCATTTTAATAGCGAGCCAAAAGCAGGGTGGTTCGATAAAAATTTAAAACGTAAAGTAGCACCACAAAATTACGATAATGTTGTGATGATCTCACCATCAAAAGAATTTATAGCAGGTTTACCTTACGGAAAAATTCCAGATAGAAATGACTTTACTAATCTCGATGCAGACACACGCATTAAATATTGGAATACCGTTTTTAGTGAAACTGAAAAATTAGCTGAAGCGTTTGATAAGAAGCTATAAATAAGTATGTATTAGCTCAGGCATGTACTAAATTATTACATTTTTATTAAAGGGCTAGAGTATTAAATAATAAATATGGGATTGTGCTAAGCGAATAAAAAATTATACTTACTAATTATAGAGATAGGAGCTTTTAGGTATACTTTAAAACGCAAAACTTAAGTTAGGCAATGGAGAAAGGAGATATTTATGCCAAAAATATATGAATACTTTGGGCTAGTACTATTTTTTATAGCAATGAACATGAGCCGATCCATATTCATGCTAAATTTCAAGGTAAAGAGTCTAAAGCCGAGCTGCATATGTTGAGCGGCCGCATTCACAAGATTGTGATAAAGGATAAAGGAACGGGACTTGAACAGAAAAAACGCAAAGAATTTGAATAGTTCGTTAATGCTTATGCTGACGATATAGTTAATAAATGGGTCGATTATTTTGTTAAAAAGAAACATATCAGTCCACAATTGATTACAAGAAAGGTGAAAAATGTCAGAGCTATCGGTAGTTAATGCTAAACATATTACAGGTCATATACTTGATATTGAATTCAATGACGGGCATATTTCGACTGTAGATTTTGCCACATTTATTTTTTCTGTAGGTCATCCTGACTACGAAGCTTACAAAAAGATAGATGGTTTCTTAAACTTTGATATTGTTGATGGAAATATCAATTGGGATGACTACACTATGATTTTTCCTGTTGAGGATTTATACAAAAATAAAATCATAAAACATAGCTAGAGAAGCTTTAAAGTTAAATTTATAAGCCGCTAAAAGCGGCTTATAAATTATTTATCTGAATATAATATAAGTCCACAAATAAGGTCGTAATATTAAGGAAGAGGATGAAAGCCTTTCTGTTAATGCTTATGCATTCTGTAAAGCAATATACTTTGTCTTTTTTTACTAATTAATCTTAATATAAGGCTTCATTAATTTCGTTAGCTCTTGTAAAAAACAATTCAAATTAGAACTAGCTTCTCTATTGTATTCATAAATCCTTTCTAGGGCAGCTGGTTCACCAGTGCTTTGCATTGCTCTTTTAGTACCATTAAAAGATATTACATATTCATGTACTTTCTCTAGAAATTTATAAATTCCAGATTCTGACGGAAATAGTAATTCTGAAGCATGAAATGAAGCAATAAAGTGGCTAAAAGTAACGTCAGAAATATATCCATTGGTATACTCTTGATATAGCTTCTGCGAATCTATATAAACTTTATATCTGCTATTAAAAAGAGCTAGATTAAGATTACGTTTTTTGTATTCGAGTTTGAATGGACGCAATTACAAACATAGCTATAGCTACAAAAGATGAGACCAGGGATACAATGAGTGTTAAGTTATCTATCGTGATGATAGGCATCTTCTTTATCCTTGTTTATCTATTTAGTCTATCATATCAGAAAGAAAATAAATAAAAATACTTATAAATCAGCAGCTTAGTTTGCCATACAGTCACTTAAACTAAAGTGTTTATTAACTTCCTGTACTTTAAGATATTTCACCAATTATATTTAAAAGCTGGCTTTGTAGGTTAGATAAATAAATATTCTAAGTTTTATTTTGTGCATTAAATATTTTACACATGTTATCTGATATTAACCAAACAATGAAAAGAGAATAATAAGCATTAAATATTCGATTATATAAGAGTTAAATTATTTTAGCTGATAGCTGATAGCTGATAGCTGATAGCTGATAGCTGATAGCTGATAGCTGATAGCTGATAGCTGATAGCTGATAGCTAACTTCCCATAAATTACGTTATGTTAAATTAAATAAGAAATAAAAAAGCGAGCGTGATTATACAAACCAGCCCGCTTTTAGGAGAGTTATTAGGGGTTAATTTAGCTCAGAATCTACCCAAAATTTAGTGCCTTTTAGTACAGCTTGAAGTGCAAGGCCATTTTCGGTTAAAGAATATACGGTAACTTGGTCGGCAATGGCTTCTGCAACCAGTGCTCCACCTTTATCTTCGTATTTTGCTGCGGCGTCTGCGTTACCGCCAAAGGCCCAACCATGTTCAATAAATCTATTTACTGCTGCTTGGTTATGAAAAACCATAACAACGTTAAAGTCTTTTACACCTAAACCAAGCCCTAAACCGGCTTCACCCATATTCATGTAGGTTGATTTACCGGTTAAGTTATTTTTTACTACACCGTACCCGCCACCAAAACTGGCTAAAACAACATTGACGTTTGCGTTATCAAACACCGCGTAACCGGCCGAGTTGGCAATTTGTTTTTTAACATCGGGTTTTTGTGCGTATAATTTGTCGAGCGTATTGTTTTTCATGCTTTGAACTAAAGCGCGTTTTTCGCTTGGTGATGCACTGCCTGTAGTAGCACAACCTGTTAGTAATACACTTATTGTAAGTAGGCCTAACACGATAAATTTTTTCATAAAACTTTCCTTAATAAGATTCATATCAATGCGCAATAACAAAAATGCCTAAATAAGTAGACTTTCACTATGTCCAATACTAGACAGTATCGGACTTTAACGTTAAAGTGTAAGTCTATTATTTTATTGAATATATATACATTATGCTTGTTGCTTTAGTTGATACGTTAAAACAATTAAGATATCAAATTGCTCATCTTGACGACGATACTCTAAATTCAGAATACCCAGAACTTGCATCCTTTATACAGCAAGTTGGCTTGACTGTAACTGAATCAAAGGACGAACTTAAATTCTTATACCAATTTTTATATGTGTACGGTCGAAAATCTGAAGCAACATTTAATCGTTTTCGTAACGAGCTCGAACGATTTTATTTGTGGTCTTGGTTAATTGCCGAAAAATCAGTGTTCGATTTAAAACGCGAAGACATTGAAGCCTATGTCGATTTTATGGTTGAGCCAGATAAAAAATGGGCATCAACTTCGGTGCAATGGCGCTACAAAGATGAGCAAGGCATTCGTAGATTAAACCAAAATTGGCGACCTTTTATGTTAAAGGAGTCAATTGCGAGTCAGCAAACATTAGCCGCAATGTTTACTGCGCTAAATGTATTTTATAAGTTTTCTATTTTAGAAGAAAAAACATTTGCTAACTTTATTCCTGTAGTTAAAAAAAATAGCCCCTATTTGGTTGTGCAATCACAAATTCAGATCCCAGACACGCTAAGTGACATACAATGGGAATATGTATTTGGCGTAACACGCGATTTATGTGAAAAAAAACCAGAGCTTGAACGTAACTTGTTTACTTTGGCATGTTTAAAAGGTTTATATTTACGGATCTCGGAACTATCCGAGCGCCCTCAATGGTCACCCGTTATGTCGCACTTTTGGCAAGATAATGACGGTTTTTGGTTTTTACGAATAATGGGGAAAGGTAATAAACTACGAGATGTTACCTTAAGTGATGATTTTGTTGAGTATTTAAAACGTTATAGATTGTACAGAGGATTACCCGCCCTACCTCGTGTTGATGAAGCTGAGCCATTGGTGCATAAAATTCGTGGCCAAGGTGGGATGACAGTTAGGCAAATTAGGCGTTTAGTACAGCAAAGTTTTGATTTGGCTCAACAATCTTTACTTGATGATGGCTTCAAAGATGATGCAGAACAACTTGAAGCAGCCACTGCCCATTGGCTTCGTCACACGGGTGCAACGCATGATGCACAAACGCGACCGCTAAAACATTTATCGGAAGATTTAGGGCATTCTAAAATTGCGACAACCGATCAAATTTATATTCAAACAAATATTAAAGAGCGAGCAAAATCTGGCGTTAAAAGGAAAATTTAATGGAATACTTAGTAATAGCATTTATTGGTTTTTTATTTTTGGTTTATTCAATTTCAATTAGGCAGCTAGAACGTACAGAAATAACTGGCCCTATGTTTTTTGTTATTGGCGGTATGTTTTTGGCATTTTTACTCCCCAATGAAGGAGAAAAATTAAAAGCAGGGATAGATTATTTATTACCATTAATAGAGCTAACGCTAAGTATATTTTTATTTTCTGATGCGGCTAAATCTAAGTTAGGGGTATTGAGGCATAGTTTTCAGTACCCTAGTTTATTATTATTTGTTGCCCTACCCTTAACTTTATTATGCGGTATTGGTGTTAGCTTATTTTTATTTGCAGAGCTCTCGCTAATTCAATCGGCTTTGCTAGCAATTATTCTAACCCCAACCGATGCAGCATTAAGTAAAGGTTTATTGCAAAGTACACAAGTGCCTGAAAAAATTAGGGAAGGTATAAATACCGAAAGCGGATTAAACGATGGCTTATGTGTACCAGTATTTTTAATTTTTATTTTACTCGCTAAAAACCCTGACTCTGCCATTACGGCATCACATACATTAAGTGTGTTTTCAAGAGAGCTTGGCTTAGCACTTTTAATTGCAAGTTTTTCTATAGCGATATTTATTCCGTTGTTAAATTTTGCAATGAAGCGACATTACTTTGCAAAAAGCACTAGCCCATTTTTACTTTTAGGTTTTGCGATGGCGGTGTTTTCTATCACTCAATATTTTCATGGCAGTGGATTTATAGCGGTGTTTATTGCAGGTTTGTTATTTGATAAATTTTCTAAAACCGATATTCGCGCTGAATTAATAGAAGATTCTGAACACATTGCTGATTTTACATCGTTGATGATTTGGTGTTTATTTGGATTTGTGTGTGCTTATTTAGTAATACCCAAATTAAATACAAATATAATTGTGTATGCATTGCTAAGTACTACATTGATTAGAATAATTCCGGTTATGTTGTCGTTACAATTTACAGCACTTAACTGGAAAGAGCGTTTTACTTTTGCTTGGTTTGGGCCACGTGGTTTAGCATCAATTGTTTTTACATTAATGGTAATAGACACGCAAATAGAGAATAAATACGAGATTGCCACTATTGCTATGACCACTATTTTATTTAGTGTGTTTATACATGGTATAAGTACAAAGCCAATTGCAGATAGTTTTACTAAACAATCTAAATAACGTTTATAAAAATTACTGAAATTTTTGCCGAGCTATCTACACATTTTTCCAGCATCAAAATTGCTAAATTAATTAAGAAAGTTGATATAAATAAAAAAAGGCGTAACTTATTTTAAGTTACGCCTTTTTTATTTTTAACTTTTATTAGCTAAGAACCTGTGCAAGTAGCTCTATTGGGTGCTTAGGTTTAAATTGTTCAAAGCGTTTTACTTGGCTGCGGCACGAAAACCCAGTAGATAAAAGTTGCTCTGGTTTATTTTTATCTACTATTGGTTTCCAACTCATTTCGTACAGTGCACGTGAATTTTTTTGGTTTTGTGCTTCGTGGCCATAAGTGCCGGCCATGCCACAACACCCCGTATTGGTGGTATTTAGAGTTAAGCCAATATCGGTAAAAATAGTTTTCCACACACTTGCCGCTTTTGGTAAAGCAGTTGTTTCTGTACAGTGGCTCAATAATGTAAATTCAGTATCGGTTTTTTGTTTAGCCGATAGCGATTTAAACGATTGAGTTTGTAGCCATTCATGGGCAAGTTGTACATGAAAATCACCGCGATTATTTTCTAAAATAGTATTGTATTCATCGTGATAACACATAACCAACGAGGCATCTAAACCAACCAAAGGCGAATTAATATCAGCGAGATTGTTTAAAAACTCTGCGCCATTTTTTGCCGTTACTTTAAACTCATGCAAAAACCCTTTTACGTGTTGGGCTTTACCATTAGGTTTAAATGGTAATAGCATCGGCTTTTTACCCAGTGCGGTGATAAGTGTTATAAAACTTTGCACTAACTCGGCTTCGTAAAAGCTGGTAAATGGGTCTTGCACTATTAGCACATAGTTATTTTGTTCATCGCTTGAAAGTGAATTTAATAATTCAAAATCAAATTTATGTGCTTTTGCTACGCGTTTTTCAAGTGATGGAATGCTTAATTGAGGTGTATCTACATACCCTACTGTTTTTTTAATTAAACTACTTACTAAGTTTGTTTTAACAATTGGGTTTATTACACGTGCAAATTTAGACATAACAGGCGCTGAACTTTCAATGTTAGCGACTAAATAATCTTTGAGTGGACGCGCGTAATAACTGTGATAGTAATTTAAAAAGCGTGCTCTAAAAGTAGGTACATCTACTTTAATTGGGCAAGATGTTGTACAGGCTTTACACGCTAAACATTCATCCATTGATTCTTTTACTTCGTGCGAAAAATCGTAAACGCCTTTGTTTTTTTTGCGGCTATGAACAAAGCGCTCCCACCAGGTAATAACTTCGCCTTTGTTAAGTTCTTTTTCTACTTCGAGCAA
This window encodes:
- a CDS encoding patatin-like phospholipase family protein; translation: MIDIHAGKTAAKIINKQGFKPELFTSFLGASGGPKWFTLFGLDKYIFGEFFKHRTQPLNLIGSSAGAFRSACFAQNDPVAAIERLAKSYSQTRYSSNKPTPNEITIKARGLLEDVFGDNGVTEILNNPVFKAHFIVAKSNGFIASENKLIQLLGLSKSYMLNRVNRKLLGSQYERFIFGAPNSNLSITDSYNFKTQNIPLSQTNLKDALLASGSIPLVMQGIKNIAGSPQGMYRDGGIIDYHFDLKINNPGLILYPHFNSEPKAGWFDKNLKRKVAPQNYDNVVMISPSKEFIAGLPYGKIPDRNDFTNLDADTRIKYWNTVFSETEKLAEAFDKKL
- a CDS encoding DUF2442 domain-containing protein, which encodes MSELSVVNAKHITGHILDIEFNDGHISTVDFATFIFSVGHPDYEAYKKIDGFLNFDIVDGNINWDDYTMIFPVEDLYKNKIIKHS
- a CDS encoding YSC84-related protein, with the protein product MKKFIVLGLLTISVLLTGCATTGSASPSEKRALVQSMKNNTLDKLYAQKPDVKKQIANSAGYAVFDNANVNVVLASFGGGYGVVKNNLTGKSTYMNMGEAGLGLGLGVKDFNVVMVFHNQAAVNRFIEHGWAFGGNADAAAKYEDKGGALVAEAIADQVTVYSLTENGLALQAVLKGTKFWVDSELN
- a CDS encoding tyrosine-type recombinase/integrase codes for the protein MLVALVDTLKQLRYQIAHLDDDTLNSEYPELASFIQQVGLTVTESKDELKFLYQFLYVYGRKSEATFNRFRNELERFYLWSWLIAEKSVFDLKREDIEAYVDFMVEPDKKWASTSVQWRYKDEQGIRRLNQNWRPFMLKESIASQQTLAAMFTALNVFYKFSILEEKTFANFIPVVKKNSPYLVVQSQIQIPDTLSDIQWEYVFGVTRDLCEKKPELERNLFTLACLKGLYLRISELSERPQWSPVMSHFWQDNDGFWFLRIMGKGNKLRDVTLSDDFVEYLKRYRLYRGLPALPRVDEAEPLVHKIRGQGGMTVRQIRRLVQQSFDLAQQSLLDDGFKDDAEQLEAATAHWLRHTGATHDAQTRPLKHLSEDLGHSKIATTDQIYIQTNIKERAKSGVKRKI
- a CDS encoding sodium:proton antiporter, yielding MEYLVIAFIGFLFLVYSISIRQLERTEITGPMFFVIGGMFLAFLLPNEGEKLKAGIDYLLPLIELTLSIFLFSDAAKSKLGVLRHSFQYPSLLLFVALPLTLLCGIGVSLFLFAELSLIQSALLAIILTPTDAALSKGLLQSTQVPEKIREGINTESGLNDGLCVPVFLIFILLAKNPDSAITASHTLSVFSRELGLALLIASFSIAIFIPLLNFAMKRHYFAKSTSPFLLLGFAMAVFSITQYFHGSGFIAVFIAGLLFDKFSKTDIRAELIEDSEHIADFTSLMIWCLFGFVCAYLVIPKLNTNIIVYALLSTTLIRIIPVMLSLQFTALNWKERFTFAWFGPRGLASIVFTLMVIDTQIENKYEIATIAMTTILFSVFIHGISTKPIADSFTKQSK